A window of Adhaeribacter arboris genomic DNA:
GCTCTATATATTATTCTATCTTTAATAAAACCCTCTTACTCATGAAATTTACGGCAGAAATTGATATTATGCCCCACACCGAATTATTAGATCCGCAAGGGAAAGCAGTAATGTTAGGTCTGGAACATTTAGGTTTAAAACAAGTAGCTGATGTGCGTATTGGCAAACACATAACCTTGGCTTTAGAAGCCGAAAATGAGGCAGCAGCTCAGGAAAAAGTTGAAATCGCCTGCAAAAAACTACTTGCCAATTTAATTATGGAATCGTATTCGTACCAACTTGTTGCTAATTAAGCAATAATATTGCCCTTTTTACAGTTCATTAGGATATAAGTAGAACTGAAAGCAGATAATCTTATATTTTTCCGTTTTTATAAGATTATCTGTTAATACCTTTAGCATATATGCTTAAAAGCGTTACCTGCTTTTTACTCTTCTTTTTTTCCCTTTCAGCTTTTGGTCAGAGCCGGTATGCTGATGCCTCTGTTTTGAGCAATGGCACCTGGTATAAAATAGGAATTCCCGCCACTGGTTTGTACAAGTTAGATAGAAATACTTTGCAGAACATGGGGATTGCAACGGCTAGCCTTAATCCCCAACATATTCGCCTGTTTGGTAATGGGGGCGGTATGCTGCCCCAACCAAATGCTACTGCCCGCCCCGACGACTTAATCCAGGATGCCATTTTTGTTGCCGGCGAAAGCGACGGGAAATTCGATGCCGAGGATTATATTCTCTTCTATGGCCAAGGTCCGCATACCTGGAGCTTAGATGTTAATCAACAAACTTTCCGGCACGAGTTTAACATTTATTCGGATACAGCTTATTACTTTCTGCAAGTTGGGCAAACAACTGGTTTACGGGTAAATAAACAAACACCCGTTACAGGTGCTACCGCTACCATCAACACGTTTGAGGAACGGCTATTTCATGAAGTTGATTTAAAAAACAAACTGTTATCGGGTCGGCAGTGGATGGGGGAAGAATTTAGTTCTTTTACTTCCACCAAAGATTTTACTTTTGCTATTACGGATATTTTACCGAATTCGGTAGTGCAGATAAAAGCCGCCGTGATAGGTGATTCACCTTCCAATAATTCGTTTGAATTTAAATTAAATAATGCCGACTTAGGAAAACTTAATATTGCCGGCAGAGGCAACTTTGATTACCATCCCGTAGGGGTTTTACAAGTTGCTACTTTTGAGAAGAACAGCAACACCCTTTCTAATACTAACGAACTTAAAGTAAATCTTACTTTTAATAATGCTGGTAACGCAGCAGCCCTGGGCTACCTGGATTATTTAGAAATAGTAGCCGAAAGGCAATTAAAGTTGTACGGCAATCAAACTATTTTCCGCTCTTTGCAGAATATATTTCCGGGAGCTGTTTCTACCTTTAATGTAGGCAATATGCCTGCTGGAGCCATTGTTTGGGATGTTACGCATCCCAACCATCCGGAAGCACTAGATTTAACTATTAAAACCAATAGCGCTAGTTTTACCACTGCCACTGATACTCTAAAAGAATTTATTGCTTTTACTGGCCAAGATTTCCCAGCCCCCACAATTGCCGGAATAGTGCCGAGTCAAAACCTGCACGATTTAAACAAAGACGGTAAAACAGATTTGGTAATTGTTACGCATCCTAACTTTATATCGCAGGCAGAACGATTAGCAGCGCACCGGCAGACGCATGATGGCTTGCAGGTAAATGTGGTAACAACCCGGCAGGTTTACAATGAATTTTCGTCGGGAGCGCAGGATGTTACCGCTATCCGCGATTTCATGCAAATGATGTACGAGCGCCGAGGTAATAATTCTGAAAAAACACTGCATTTATTGTTATTTGGCGATGCTTCTTACGATTATAAGTCAACGAACGCAAACAGTTCCAAAGACCGTACGGTAAATAATACCAACTATGTTCCTACCTACCAATCGCGGGAATCATTGGATCCTTTAGAAAGTTATTCTTCCGAAGATTATTATGGTTTTCTAGATAATTCCGAAGGATTCTGGGATGAGACGGATTTTTCTCATCCGGACTTGATGGATATTGGGGTGGGACGTTTACCGGTACATACTGTTCAGGAAGCAGAAATTCTCGTAACCAAACTGATTCATTACGACGATCCGAAAACCTTTGGTAACTGGCGTAACCGACTTGTATTGGCCGCCGACGATGGTGATGGCACCGAACACCTGCGCGATGCCGAATTTTTGGCCGACTACATGAAAACTAATCATTCCACTTTCAATATCCATAAAGTATATCTGGATATGTTTAAGCAGGAAAACGGGGCCAGTGGACAGCTTTCTCCGGATGCTAATCGGAGCATTGATGAAGCCTTGGAACGCGGAGCCTTGCTCATTAATTACACGGGTCATGGTGGCGAAACTACTCTGGCTCAAGAAAAAATTGTAACCATACCTCAAATTACTAATTGGAAAAATAAAGATAGACTAGCTTTTCTGGTGACTGCTACCTGCGAATTTGGCCGTTACGACGATCCGGCACGTTCTTCAGGAGCCGAAGAAGCTTTAGTAAACCAAAATGGTGGAGCGATTGGCTTGATTTCGACCACGCGGCCAGT
This region includes:
- the purS gene encoding phosphoribosylformylglycinamidine synthase subunit PurS, whose amino-acid sequence is MKFTAEIDIMPHTELLDPQGKAVMLGLEHLGLKQVADVRIGKHITLALEAENEAAAQEKVEIACKKLLANLIMESYSYQLVAN
- the porU gene encoding type IX secretion system sortase PorU; the protein is MLKSVTCFLLFFFSLSAFGQSRYADASVLSNGTWYKIGIPATGLYKLDRNTLQNMGIATASLNPQHIRLFGNGGGMLPQPNATARPDDLIQDAIFVAGESDGKFDAEDYILFYGQGPHTWSLDVNQQTFRHEFNIYSDTAYYFLQVGQTTGLRVNKQTPVTGATATINTFEERLFHEVDLKNKLLSGRQWMGEEFSSFTSTKDFTFAITDILPNSVVQIKAAVIGDSPSNNSFEFKLNNADLGKLNIAGRGNFDYHPVGVLQVATFEKNSNTLSNTNELKVNLTFNNAGNAAALGYLDYLEIVAERQLKLYGNQTIFRSLQNIFPGAVSTFNVGNMPAGAIVWDVTHPNHPEALDLTIKTNSASFTTATDTLKEFIAFTGQDFPAPTIAGIVPSQNLHDLNKDGKTDLVIVTHPNFISQAERLAAHRQTHDGLQVNVVTTRQVYNEFSSGAQDVTAIRDFMQMMYERRGNNSEKTLHLLLFGDASYDYKSTNANSSKDRTVNNTNYVPTYQSRESLDPLESYSSEDYYGFLDNSEGFWDETDFSHPDLMDIGVGRLPVHTVQEAEILVTKLIHYDDPKTFGNWRNRLVLAADDGDGTEHLRDAEFLADYMKTNHSTFNIHKVYLDMFKQENGASGQLSPDANRSIDEALERGALLINYTGHGGETTLAQEKIVTIPQITNWKNKDRLAFLVTATCEFGRYDDPARSSGAEEALVNQNGGAIGLISTTRPVYAGGNRILNKNFFEIAFTPINEQMPRLGDVLRLTKNRSLSQVNNRNFALLGDPSMRLAYPQLKVSLDKVNNTDVSSGIDTLKALSKITFTGSIRESNLAVATNFNGLVQIIVYEKETQINTLGDESANGVSNIRAVPIRENIIYDGTASVQAGLFSTTFIVPKDIAYNLGNGKISFYAFSGTTDAQGAFSNIIVGAANPNSTSDNQPPAIRLFMDDETFKSGGLTTPNTTLLAHITDENGINTTGIGIGHELTAVIDGNKNQSINLNNYFTAEVDNYQAGQVRYPLSNLSVGKHEISVKAWDTYNNSAESKIDLMVANSEKLALAQVFNYPNPVQNQTTFQFDHNRQGDDLNIEIKIFSTTGSLVKTLTGTSFASKPHLDAIIWDGRNENKQALAKGLYIYVLTVRSNLDGAKATKTEKLILLN